The Pseudomonas sp. MPC6 nucleotide sequence GCTCTCGTCTTCCAGCACGAACTGCTCGATACCACGGGCACGCTTCTTCAGCACGTCCACGGCGAGGCGGTTTTCAAAGTCGATGTTGGAAGGTTGACCGGTGGCGCGCTTGCCGAAACTGGAACCGCGATGGTTGGCGTGGCCTTCAAGGTCCAGCCCGTTGCTCAATTGGGTGAGCACCTCGGTCTTGCCGGTGCCGGTCATGCCGCCCAGCAACACGAAATCGCACTGGGCAATGGCTTGATCGACCGTGTCCAACAGGAACGTGCGCATCGCCTTGTAGCCGCCACCGACCCGCGGATAGTCGATCCCCGCCTCGTCCTTGAGCCATTGCTGGACGATCTGCGAGCGCAAGCCGCCACGAAAACAGTACAAATACCCCTCGGGATGCGCCCGGGCAAAATCGGCCCAGGCCCGAATGCGCTCGGCCTTGATATCGCCGGATACCAATTGATGCCCCAACGTAATGGCGGCTTGCTGACCGTGCTGCTTGTAGCAGGTGCCGATCCGCTGCCGCTCGTGGTCATTCATCAGCGGCAGGTTGACCACGCCGGGGAATGAACCCTTGAGGAATTCGACCGGCGCGCGGGCATCCAACATTGGCCGGTCGTTGAGAAAGATGTCGCGGTAATCGGTGCAGTCGAGTGACATCAAAACACCTCGACCGCGTTAGTCTGTCGCTCGATCAATTCGCCGATCGGCTCAAGGTTCAGGCCCAGCCCGGCGGCCACTTCGAGAAATTGTGCGTTGCCTTCAGGGGTGACCGCAACCAGCAGGCCGCCGCTGGTCTGCGGGTCGCAGAGCACGCGTTTGTGCAGCTCCTGCAGGCGTCCGAGCTTGCTGGCGTAGCTGTCGTAGTTGCGCAGGGTGCCACCGGGCACGCAACCCTGTTCAAGGTAGTACTCGACACCCGGCAGGCGCGGTACCCGGTCGTATTCGATGCGCGCGGTCAGCTGGCTGCCATCGGCCATTTCCACCAGATGGCCCAACAGGCCAAAACCGGTGACGTCGGTCATCGCGGTCACGCCATCGAGCTTGCCGAAGCGGCTGCCGGGTTTGTTCAGGGTGCACATCCAGTCACGCGCCAGGCCGATGTCTTCGTGGCGCAACTTGCCCTTCTTCTCCGCGGTGGTGAGGATACCGATGCCCAGGGGCTTGGTCAGGTAGAGCAGGCAACCGGCGGTGGCGGTGTCGTTGCGCTTCATGTGGCGCTTTTGCACCAGCCCGGTCACGGCCAGGCCGAAGATCGGCTCCGGCGCGTCGATGGAATGCCCGCCAGCCAACGGTATCCCCGCCTCATCGCACACCGAGCGTCCGCCGCGGATCACTTCCCGGGCAATCTCCGGCGCCAGTACATTGACCGGCCAGCCGAGGATGGCGATGGCCATCAGCGGATCGCCGCCCATGGCGTAGATATCGCTGATGGCATTGGTCGCAGCGATGCGGCCGAAATCGAACGGATCGTCGACGATCGGCATGAAGAAGTCGGTGGTCGACACCACGCCCCGCTCTTCATCGATGGCATACACCGCCGCGTCATCGCGTGAGGCGTTGCCGACCCAGAGTTTCGGATCAAGGTTCTGCGCGCCGCTGCCGGCCAGGATCACCTCCAGCACCTGGGGCGAAATCTTGCAGCCACAGCCTGCGCCGTGGCTGTATTGGGTCAGACGGATCGGCTCGCTCATGGGGAAATCATCTCGTGAAGTCATAACCCAAGAGTCTACAACAACCCCGATTTTCAGGCGCTGCCACAGCCGTCCGACAATCCGAATGAATTTTCCGCAGCCCCGATGATCCCTCTATTACCACAGGGAGGAATACGGGCTATATGAACAATGCAAAACTTTTCGTCATTGAATACACCCTTCATGGCGCTCCCAAGTCTTTCATTATCCGCCTGGAAAAAATGGATAACGCGGAGGCCTGGCATTGGGCGAGCTGCGACGCCGGCGTGGGTCGGATCCCGCGCTTCGGCCGGGAAAAGGTGCAAAAGACCAGCAAGCCGATGGCGGAGAAATTTGGCGTGGAGAACGTCAAGTGGCGGCCGGCGAGTTGACGGTCGCGCCCCGCTTTGGACATTGAGAGGGGACATTGGGAGGAATCAGTGCATGACCACGACACCACTCACCAGCATGGCTCACATCGACTACGGCCTCGATACGCTGTTCGGGCGGGTCACTAAAAGCGCCGAATGCCTGGTCGCGCTTGAACAAGTCGAAAATGATCCCAGCCGCTTCGCCCTGCGCGTGCAGGCGCCCGTGCCCGAGGATCTGGAACAGGCGAAGACGCTACTGGTGAAAGTTGAAGGACGAAAGCTCAGCGGCGTCGTCCGCAATACTGAACGACTGGACGATGAAAGCCTGAAACTGGAAGTGGAGCCTGACTAGGCTCCACTTTACCGGGATGAGCTATTTGCCGTGGGCACACTTGCAACCTTTGCTGGCGCATTCTTCGCCGTGTTCATGGTGCTTGGCGCAGGCTTCGCAGCAATAGTGCTTGCCGTGACGTGCGATCGGATGTTCGCCTAGCTTGCAGGAGCATTTGGGGCAGTCGCAGATACTTTCACTGTCGATCATGAGTCTGACTCCATAGGTATGGTTGTCCGGCGCTGGACTGCGCACCGTAATACCAGTGTAGGAGCGTCATGCCTGCCGTGTAGTGCTGCGGTACATGAACAGCAAGGCCAGGGCGAGTAGCAGCATCGCCAATACCCGACTGCCGGACAGCTCGATCTGCGGGTTGCCCAGCCAGCCGAAGTGATCGATCAACATCCCCATGCCCAGTTGCCCGACGATCACGGCGACCGTTGCCACCGCTGTGCCCACCCGGGGTACAGCGCCGACCATCACCATCATGTAGACCACGCCGAACAACGCCCCGCCGAGCTGCCATTTCGGCACGTCCAGCAGGCTCATGGCATGGGCCGGTTCGAAAAACAGGATCAACAACCCGGTGAGCACGGCGCCCACCACGAACGTCAGCAAACTGCTGCGCAATACGCCGACCGTTTCGCCCAGTCGCCCGTTGATCGCCGCCTGGATACTCAGCACCGCACCGGCGGCCACGACCACCACCAACAATATAATCAGATTCATCATCAACCCCGAGCGATCAGAACAAGTGCCGCGACAATCAGCAGCAAGGCCAGCCAACGTTCACCGTTGACCTTCTTGCGGGTGGTGCCGAACCAGCCGAAGTGGTCGATCAACACGCTTTTGCCGACCTGGCCGGAGAGGATCGCGATCATGGTCATGGCGATACCAATGTGCGGTGTGGCCAGGGTCAGCACCACCACGTACACCGGCCCGAGGAAACCGCCGAGCAACTGCCAGCGCGGCAACTCGCTGAAAGCCGGCCCCTGTTGCGGGCCGCTGAGCAGCAACAGGAAAAACAGAATCGCCGAGCCGACGCCGAAGATGCTGAAGGTGGCCCACAGGTGACCGACCTGAACCCCGAGCGGCCCGAGCAAGCCGGCCTCCACGGATAGGCCCATGCCGGCGAGGATGACCAGGGGCAGCAGCAATAGCCGCAACCCGGGTTTGGGAGTTGGCGTTGCGACAACATCAACGTTGTCGATTGAAGAAGATTGCATCGGGAGTTCCTGGGTAGTCGATCAAAGCACGAACCCCCTGTAGGAGCTGGCTTGCCAGCGAAGAGGCCATCACATCCAACATCACTTTTGCCTGTGCCACCGCCTTCGCTGGCAAGCCAGCTCCTACAGGGGGTTTGCGTTGTCAGTGGGATAGGCGCGCATTATCGGCTGGCGATGCTTTGCGATAAATGGGAGCATCCCGACAACACTTTTGCGTAAAGCGCACAGCAGGATTGATCATGCACGGCCTCAACGAACTGGGATTCAAGGCACTTCGATTGTTTGTCGCCGTTCTCGACCACGGCAGCTTTTCCGAGGTGGCTCGCCGTGAGGGCCTGGCGCCCTCTTCGATTTCCCGGCAGATCCAATTGATGGAGCAGGCGCTGAGTCAGCAACTGCTCTACCGCCACACCCGCGCCGTATCGCCCACTGAAGCCGGGCGTATGCTCGGCCATCACGCGCGCCTGGTGCTGGTGCAACTGGAAGAAGCCGAACAAGCCTTGCAGGAACAGCAAAGCGAACCCGGCGGGCTGGTACGGATCAATGCGCCGGTGGTGTTTGGTCAACGGCATTTGACGCCGTGGCTAGGGCAACTCTGTGAGCGCTACCCGAAACTGCAACTGGATATCCAGCAGACCGACAGCTACATCGACCCGTTGCAGGAAGGCGCCGATCTGTTGTTTCGCATCGGCCCGCTGCACGATTCGAGCATGCAGGCGCGCATCCTGGCGCCCCAGCGTTTTCAGGTGGCGGCGAGCCCGGCCTACCTGAAACGGCACGGCACACCGCAGCATCCCGACGAGCTCGCGGCGCATCAGTGCCTCGCCTACAAGGGCGTGGCCGGTCAGCAGCGCTGGTTCTTTCGCCAGGGTCAGCAGGACTGGACGCCTTACTCGGTCAAGGGGCCGATCACCGGCAACCATGCCGACACCCTGACCCAGGCTGCCGAGCAGGGCCTGGGGTTGGTGATGTTTCCATCGTGGCTGATTGGCGAAGCGGTGCGCAACGGCACGCTGGTGCCGGTGCTGAAGGACTATGAGGTGTCCAACAGCCTCGAACCGCAACAGATCGCCGTGCTCTGGCCAGGCAGTCGACGGTTGTCGGTGAAGGTCAGGACGGTGATCGATTTTTTCGTCGAGTGTTTTGGTGCGGTGCCTTACTGGGACAGGCCGTAAAGCCTCTAAACACCGTAATCCTTGTGGGAGCGGGTGTCAGGGAGGGACGGGTTACAAAACCATCGCGGCCACCCAGCCAAACCCCAGCAACGGCAGGTTGTAGTGCAGGAAAGTCGGGACCACGGTGTCCCAGACATGGTGATGCTGGCCATCGATATTCAGGCCGGAGGTCGGGCCCAGGGTCGAGTCCGAGGCGGGCGAACCGGCGTCACCCAGGGCGCCGGCCGTGCCGACGATGCTGACGATCGCCAGCGGGCTGAAGCCCAGTTGCACGCACAGCGGCACGAAAATCACCGCCAGGATCGGCACGGTGGAAAACGACGAGCCGATACCCATGGTCACCAACAGGCCCACCAGCAACATCAGCAACGCGCCGATAGCCTTGCTGTGGCCGATCCACGAGGCCGAGGTTTCGACCAGCGTCTGCACCTCTCCGGTGGCTTTGATCACTTCGCCAAAACCGGAGGCGGCGATCATGATGAAGCCGATCATCGCCATCATCTTCATGCCTTCGGTGAACAGGTCGTCGGTGTCGCGCCATTTGACGATGCCCGATGCCGAAAAAATCAGAAACCCTGCCAACGCACCGATGATCATCGAGTCCAGCAGCAACTGAACGATGAACGCCGCGGCGATGGCCAGGCCGGCCACCATCAGGCTCAGCGGGTTGTACTGCACCGCGACCTGCTCGACCTGTTCGATTTTTTCCAGGTTGTAGACCCGCTTCTTGCGGTAGCTGATAAACGCAGCGCCAAGGCCAAACGCCATGCCCAACGCCGGAATGCCCATGGCATGGGTGACGTTGATACCGCTGATATCGACGCCGCTGCGGGCAACGTTGGCCAGCAGGATTTCATTCAGGAAGATGTTGCCGAAGCCCACGGGCAGGAACATGTACGGCGTGATCAGGCCAAAGGTAATGACACAGGCGATCAACCGCCGGTCCAGTTGCAGCTTGGTCAGCACATATAACAGCGGCGGTACCAGCAGCGGAATGAAGGCGATATGTATCGGCAAGATATTCTGAGAAGCAATGGCCACCACCCACAGCAAGCCAATCAGCAGCCACTTGACCTGTCCGCCACCGCTGGCGTGCTGGCGATCGACCATCGCCAAGGCCTTGTCGGCCAGGGCATGGGCCAGGCCGGACTTGGCAATGGCCACCGCGAACGCACCCAGCAAGGCGTAGGACAACGCGACCGTCGCCCCGCCGCCGAGGCCGCTGTTGAACGCCTTGAGCGTCGCGTCGATGCCCAGGCCACCGGTCAGGCCACCGACCAGCGCGCCGACGATCAGCGCGATCACCACATGCACGCGGGACAGGCTGAGTATCAGCATGACGCCGACCGCGGCAATTACTGCATTCATTATCAAGACCTCAAGACAAACGGAATGAGTCCGGCCGGCAGTCTGCGTGAGCCGCCAGCGGGTTGAAGAATGGGTTTTATTAGAGGGCGCGCACTGTGCCGGACCGTCGCGGCCTTGTCAAAGCCAATGCCCTCCATGCAGACGGGCCGCCACTCCCTGTAGGAGCGAGCTTGCTCGCGAAGGACGTTAACGATAATGCGTTCTTTCTGAGTGAATGCGTCGTCCTTGAGACCATCGCGAGCAAGCTCGCTCCTACAGGGGGGGGCTGTGCAAGGCATCAATTTCACACTGGTCTCTTATTCGCCGGACGGCATAAAGAAAGCCGAAACCCTGCCGCTACAGTGCCGAGTCTCAGATAATTATCGAATAAAGGACGTCTCCATGCCGCTCAGACAACTGTCCATTCAATGGAAGATCACCCTGCTCGCCGGGCTCTGCCTGGCCGGTATCGTGACCCTGCTGGTGGGTCTTTCGCTGTATCGCATGGAGCACAGCGCCGCGCTGGTGAAAGCCTCGAGCATGGAGATGCTCACCGAAGCCGCCCAGGCCCGGATCGAATCCCAGGGTGAAAACCAGGCGTTGGAGATTCGCCAGCAGTTCATGGACGCCTATCAATACGGCCACGGATTTTCCCGCCAGGTGCTGTTCCTGCGCGACCAGGCCGAGAAGCGCTTTCTCGACGCCTTCGACCTGCGTGAAGACCTGACCCGCCAGGTCAAGTCGGCGCTGCAAGCCAACCCGGAACTGCTTGGCCTGTCGCTGGTGTTCGAAGCCAATGCGCTGGACGGCAAGGACGATCTGTTTGCCGGCCAGGCGGAGCTGGGCAGCAACGACAAGGGCCGTTTCGCCCTGTATTGGTCGCAACCGACGCCAGGCAAGGTGACCTCCATGGCACTGCCCGAAAGCGACATGACCGACACCGCCACCGGCCCCAGCGGCGAGCCGGCGAACGCCTGGTTCACCTGCCCGCGCACCACGCTCAAGCCCTGCGTGATCGAGCCCTACTTCTATGTGATCGACGGGCAGAAGGTGCTGATGACCAGCATCGTTTTCCCGCTGATGGTCAATGGCAAGGTCATCGCGTCGCTGTCGGCGGACATCAACCTTAACAGCCTGCAAGCGGTCAGCCGGGGCGCAAGCCAGAAGCTGTATGACGGCCAGACCCACGTCAGCATCATCAGCCCGGTCGGTTTGCTCGCCGGCTACAGCCCGGACGCCAGCAAACTCAGCCAGCGCCTGGATACCGTGGACCCGACCGACGGTGCCGAACTGATCCGCATGCTGGCCACCAGCAGCCAGACCGAAAGCCTGCACAGCAAACAACAGCTGAAAGTGCTGGCGCCGTTCCAGCCGATTCCCGGTGGCAAGCCTTGGGGCGTGTTGCTCGAGGTGCCGGAAAAAGTGCTGGTGGGCCCTGCCGAAGCCCTGAAGAAACAACTCGATGACAGCAACACCGCCGGCACGCTGATGGAACTCGGCCTCGGCGCACTGGCGGCGTTGATCGGCCTGTTGCTGGTATGGCTGATGGCCCGCAGCGTGACCAAACCGATTCTCGGCGTGGCGCACATGCTCGAAGACATCGCCAGCGGCGAAGGCGACCTGACCCGTCGCCTGGCCTATGACAAACAGGACGAATTGGGCCAGTTGGCCGGCTGGTTCAATCGCTTCCTCGACAAGCTGCAACCGATCATTGCCGAGGTCAAACGCTCGGTGCAGGACGCGCGCAGCACGGCGGATCAGTCCTCCGCCATCGCCACCCAGACCAGTGCCGGCATGGAACAGCAATACCGCCAGGTGGATCAGGTCGCGACCGCCTCCCACGAAATGAGCGCCACCGCCCAGGATGTCGCCCGCAGCGCCGCACAAGCGGCACAAGCGGCGCGGGATGCTGATCACGCCACCCGTCGTGGCCTGACCGTAATCGACCAGACCACCACCAGCATCGACAACCTCGCCGCCGACATGAGCGCGGCCATGGTCCAGGTCGAAGGCCTGGCGGCCAACAGCGAGAAAATCGGTTCGGTGCTGGAAGTGATTCGCGCCATCGCCGAACAGACCAACCTGCTGGCCCTCAACGCCGCGATCGAAGCGGCCCGCGCCGGTGAGGCCGGACGCGGTTTTGCCGTGGTGGCCGATGAAGTGCGCAACCTGGCACGCCGGACCCAGGAGTCAGTCGAAGAAACGCGCTTGGTGATCGAGCAGTTGCAGAGCGGCACCCAGGAGGTGGTGGGATCGATGAGCAATAGCCATCGACAGGCTCAAGGCAGCGTCGAGCAGGTGGGTCAAGCAGTGACGGCGCTGCGCCAGATTGGCGAAGCAGTGACGGTGATCAGCGACATGAACCTGCAGATCGCCAGTGCCGCGGAAGAGCAAAGCGCGGT carries:
- the mnmH gene encoding tRNA 2-selenouridine(34) synthase MnmH produces the protein MSLDCTDYRDIFLNDRPMLDARAPVEFLKGSFPGVVNLPLMNDHERQRIGTCYKQHGQQAAITLGHQLVSGDIKAERIRAWADFARAHPEGYLYCFRGGLRSQIVQQWLKDEAGIDYPRVGGGYKAMRTFLLDTVDQAIAQCDFVLLGGMTGTGKTEVLTQLSNGLDLEGHANHRGSSFGKRATGQPSNIDFENRLAVDVLKKRARGIEQFVLEDESRAIGSCALPLPLYQGMQQFPMVWLEDSLEGRVERILRDYVVDLCAEFMGVHGDEGFGLFSERLLASLNNVQKRLGGERHRRMLILMEDALAEQANSGAVDLHRGWIEGLLSEYYDPMYAFQREKKGARIEFAGERGAVLEYLRERVNLRG
- the selD gene encoding selenide, water dikinase SelD — encoded protein: MSEPIRLTQYSHGAGCGCKISPQVLEVILAGSGAQNLDPKLWVGNASRDDAAVYAIDEERGVVSTTDFFMPIVDDPFDFGRIAATNAISDIYAMGGDPLMAIAILGWPVNVLAPEIAREVIRGGRSVCDEAGIPLAGGHSIDAPEPIFGLAVTGLVQKRHMKRNDTATAGCLLYLTKPLGIGILTTAEKKGKLRHEDIGLARDWMCTLNKPGSRFGKLDGVTAMTDVTGFGLLGHLVEMADGSQLTARIEYDRVPRLPGVEYYLEQGCVPGGTLRNYDSYASKLGRLQELHKRVLCDPQTSGGLLVAVTPEGNAQFLEVAAGLGLNLEPIGELIERQTNAVEVF
- a CDS encoding DUF6555 family protein, coding for MNNAKLFVIEYTLHGAPKSFIIRLEKMDNAEAWHWASCDAGVGRIPRFGREKVQKTSKPMAEKFGVENVKWRPAS
- a CDS encoding metallothionein encodes the protein MIDSESICDCPKCSCKLGEHPIARHGKHYCCEACAKHHEHGEECASKGCKCAHGK
- a CDS encoding DMT family transporter, translating into MNLIILLVVVVAAGAVLSIQAAINGRLGETVGVLRSSLLTFVVGAVLTGLLILFFEPAHAMSLLDVPKWQLGGALFGVVYMMVMVGAVPRVGTAVATVAVIVGQLGMGMLIDHFGWLGNPQIELSGSRVLAMLLLALALLFMYRSTTRQA
- a CDS encoding DMT family transporter produces the protein MQSSSIDNVDVVATPTPKPGLRLLLLPLVILAGMGLSVEAGLLGPLGVQVGHLWATFSIFGVGSAILFFLLLLSGPQQGPAFSELPRWQLLGGFLGPVYVVVLTLATPHIGIAMTMIAILSGQVGKSVLIDHFGWFGTTRKKVNGERWLALLLIVAALVLIARG
- a CDS encoding LysR family transcriptional regulator; its protein translation is MHGLNELGFKALRLFVAVLDHGSFSEVARREGLAPSSISRQIQLMEQALSQQLLYRHTRAVSPTEAGRMLGHHARLVLVQLEEAEQALQEQQSEPGGLVRINAPVVFGQRHLTPWLGQLCERYPKLQLDIQQTDSYIDPLQEGADLLFRIGPLHDSSMQARILAPQRFQVAASPAYLKRHGTPQHPDELAAHQCLAYKGVAGQQRWFFRQGQQDWTPYSVKGPITGNHADTLTQAAEQGLGLVMFPSWLIGEAVRNGTLVPVLKDYEVSNSLEPQQIAVLWPGSRRLSVKVRTVIDFFVECFGAVPYWDRP
- a CDS encoding Na+/H+ antiporter NhaC family protein, with the translated sequence MNAVIAAVGVMLILSLSRVHVVIALIVGALVGGLTGGLGIDATLKAFNSGLGGGATVALSYALLGAFAVAIAKSGLAHALADKALAMVDRQHASGGGQVKWLLIGLLWVVAIASQNILPIHIAFIPLLVPPLLYVLTKLQLDRRLIACVITFGLITPYMFLPVGFGNIFLNEILLANVARSGVDISGINVTHAMGIPALGMAFGLGAAFISYRKKRVYNLEKIEQVEQVAVQYNPLSLMVAGLAIAAAFIVQLLLDSMIIGALAGFLIFSASGIVKWRDTDDLFTEGMKMMAMIGFIMIAASGFGEVIKATGEVQTLVETSASWIGHSKAIGALLMLLVGLLVTMGIGSSFSTVPILAVIFVPLCVQLGFSPLAIVSIVGTAGALGDAGSPASDSTLGPTSGLNIDGQHHHVWDTVVPTFLHYNLPLLGFGWVAAMVL
- a CDS encoding methyl-accepting chemotaxis protein is translated as MPLRQLSIQWKITLLAGLCLAGIVTLLVGLSLYRMEHSAALVKASSMEMLTEAAQARIESQGENQALEIRQQFMDAYQYGHGFSRQVLFLRDQAEKRFLDAFDLREDLTRQVKSALQANPELLGLSLVFEANALDGKDDLFAGQAELGSNDKGRFALYWSQPTPGKVTSMALPESDMTDTATGPSGEPANAWFTCPRTTLKPCVIEPYFYVIDGQKVLMTSIVFPLMVNGKVIASLSADINLNSLQAVSRGASQKLYDGQTHVSIISPVGLLAGYSPDASKLSQRLDTVDPTDGAELIRMLATSSQTESLHSKQQLKVLAPFQPIPGGKPWGVLLEVPEKVLVGPAEALKKQLDDSNTAGTLMELGLGALAALIGLLLVWLMARSVTKPILGVAHMLEDIASGEGDLTRRLAYDKQDELGQLAGWFNRFLDKLQPIIAEVKRSVQDARSTADQSSAIATQTSAGMEQQYRQVDQVATASHEMSATAQDVARSAAQAAQAARDADHATRRGLTVIDQTTTSIDNLAADMSAAMVQVEGLAANSEKIGSVLEVIRAIAEQTNLLALNAAIEAARAGEAGRGFAVVADEVRNLARRTQESVEETRLVIEQLQSGTQEVVGSMSNSHRQAQGSVEQVGQAVTALRQIGEAVTVISDMNLQIASAAEEQSAVAEEINNNVATIRDVTESLSGQANESARVSQSLNSLANQQQSLMDQFRV